One region of Nothobranchius furzeri strain GRZ-AD chromosome 16, NfurGRZ-RIMD1, whole genome shotgun sequence genomic DNA includes:
- the six3b gene encoding homeobox protein SIX3b, which yields MVFRSPLELFSASRLLLPHFVDGPTHLPGSRSLEDPPAACPPMALPGLCFSASQIASVCETLEETGDIERLARFLWSLPVTTDGRDSISDHESVQRARAVVAFHTGSFRELYRILETHRFTRASHGKLQAMWLEAHYREAEKLRGRPLGPVDKYRVRKKFPLPRTIWDGEQKTHCFKERTRGLLREWYLQDPYPNPGKKRELAHATGLTPTQVGNWFKNRRQRDRAAAAKNRLQHHRIYPESAHALSGGDCSPDGSAEHDDGETFLSVTDSDSDLDV from the exons ATGGTTTTTAGGTCACCTCTCGAGTTGTTTTCAGCCTCCCGCCTCCTCCTCCCACACTTTGTGGATGGACCCACTCACCTGCCCGGTTCCCGGTCACTAGAGGACCCTCCCGCCGCTTGCCCTCCCATGGCCCTCCCAGGACTCTGCTTCTCCGCCTCGCAGATTGCCAGCGTGTGCGAGACTTTGGAGGAGACCGGAGACATCGAGCGACTGGCCCGCTTTCTCTGGTCACTCCCGGTGACCACAGACGGGCGCGACTCCATCTCCGATCATGAGTCCGTGCAGCGGGCACGTGCCGTGGTGGCCTTCCACACGGGAAGCTTCCGCGAACTCTATCGCATCCTGGAGACGCACCGATTCACCCGCGCCTCGCACGGTAAACTGCAGGCGATGTGGCTGGAAGCTCACTACCGGGAGGCGGAGAAGCTCAGAGGGAGGCCGCTCGGTCCCGTGGACAAATACCGCGTGAGGAAGAAGTTCCCATTACCAAGGACCATCTGGGACGGAGAGCAAAAGACACATTGCTTTAAGGAGCGCACGCGGGGGCTGCTGAGAGAGTGGTACCTGCAGGACCCATACCCCAATCCGGGGAAGAAGAGAGAGTTGGCGCACGCCACCGGGCTGACACCGACTCAAGTTGGAAACTGGTTCAAAAACCGGAGACAGCGAGACCGCGCGGCGGCAGCTAAAAACAG GTTGCAGCACCACCGCATATATCCGGAAAGTGCGCATGCACTGAGTGGAGGAGACTGCAGCCCAGACGGCAGCGCAGAGCACGACGATGGAGAAACTTTCCTCTCGGTAACGGACAGTGACTCTGACCTGGACGTTTGA